The sequence CATATTTTAGTTATATTATCTAACTTATAGTTCCTATCCACAGTACAAATATCTTTGTTAGCAATTGTATAGATAGGATTTTTCACATGAGTCTGTGAAGCATAGGCTTGTACTATTTCTTTTTCTGTCACAATACCAACTATTGCCTCTTCTTTATATACTAAAAAATTACTTACATTTAAGTTCTCAATTCTTTCTAATAAAGTTCCAATGGTTTCATCAAAGTTAATAGCATAGATTTTGCAGAGTTCTAAGTTCTTAATATTCAACATGCTCACCCCTCTTAGGCTTATATAGGATATATTCTATATTGAATACACTTATCCCTGCTATTGCTATTCTACCTAAAGCAAAAAGGGTTCCACATCATTTGATGCGAAGCCCTTTTCTATTAGATTTCCTTGTATAAATTAGCTTCCCTTTGTTCCCTTATATGCCATTTTAGTAAAATGTTCTGAGGTTTCACTAGGTGGCCTTTTCAATCTTTTCAATTAACTCGCCTTCGCTATCAGCCTCTATTAGTTCATCATCTACATAGGCCACAAATTCAGTTCCACATACACCAATACACTCTTCGACGATTTCTAGTCCTAGTTTTTCTAACTTGTCGATGTCAATATTACAGCAGTCTGGGCAAATTCTTACCATTTCTATTCCTCCCTAGGTTATATTTTTCTAGTATAGTATGGTTTTTTATATGGGTAAATATACTTATTATTTATAACCATTCATGGGGAGATGAATTAAAGGTTCTTGTACCGTGTTTTTCTTTAAATTCCTTAAAAATTCTTTCCATCAGCTCTGGTTGCCCTTTCATTTTCTCAACCAGGTCACCTT comes from Alkalicella caledoniensis and encodes:
- a CDS encoding DUF1450 domain-containing protein is translated as MVRICPDCCNIDIDKLEKLGLEIVEECIGVCGTEFVAYVDDELIEADSEGELIEKIEKAT